From the genome of Rhododendron vialii isolate Sample 1 chromosome 10a, ASM3025357v1:
ATACGTGGTTCGATCCACAGGTTGTGTCTAATCAACGGGGGAAGGAAAGAGATCAATCCACTGTCGATAATGAGAAATTACAGAACTCCACTGTCAAACAATCTTTTGGATATCAAACCTGTATTTCAGGGATAATTCCGTTGCCATATGTGGTGGCGATGATCGAAATAGCATTAAAAACTCCGAAAAGACGATTAACACCAGTTGTAGTTACGGCATAGTCCTTGGCCGGCGCTTTTTTTGATTCTCCTGCAACATTAATTTCAGTAAGGTATTAAGTTTTGTAGATTTGAAGGATGCAAAATCAGCAAATCTTGAAGGCATTGAGGTGCAATGAACAATTATGGGGAACCAGGTGCAATCAGAAAAACTTGAATGTATGGATTCAGAAGAGATGCAATGATCATTCATTACGTGTGGGAGACGTTTTAGATAGCGATATTAGGATAGATAATGGTTCTAGAGTAACGGTATCAGAGTATCGAACGAAACCTAATGGAAATCAGGGGTACCGttcatgaattttcaaaaaatggttaATGTCGAAAAAAATATACATTTGAGGCGCTAAATTGGTTGTGAACCAGTCTGTGAATCGATTATAGATGGACACATATGCGATCGACTTTTATTATAGCGATGAGTTGTTACCAATGTATATAGCACCAGCAGTGGTGCAAGCGCAGTAGATAAGGCATAAGCATAGAGAAACGAGGTTGATGTGTCTGAGAGAGTGGAAAGATGGCATTTGTGCCAAGAGAAGTATTAGGCTTCCGAAAATGACAACAAACCGGGAGAGCTCCATCGTCCCATTTGGTTCCGACAGCAGGTAAATGAACTGCAATAGAAGGAAAACAACCGATAATTCAGATCAAATTGCATAAAGATGCAGAAGATTACGCGTGAATTCACAAAACAACTGCGAAAACGGAAACTGGTTTATGACTTTTAGAGATGTATTCGAATCAAACGAGGTCTTGTGACTTACCTTTAGGCTCTGTCCTCCTAGAAGTATGCAGGCAATGACTGCACCATAACAGATACCCAGCTGAAGCGGATTCACAAAATAGCGGCCCCATCCAGGTCCTGTGAATTTAAGAACATTGTGCTGCATTAGTTATGGTGGTCAATGATtgattattctctctctctcgaccctAAAGAAGCCGCCAGCCCACATCTccctccttcccctccccccaAGGTTTGACGTGCCAATGGATTACAAGAGGGGAGGGATTTCTCCCTCTTGTTGGGTTTTTCATCTCCTGATCCTAGATTTTAAAGGTTTTCTCTCATTTCCTTTCACCCCATCCTTCTCCACCCCAAACCACCATCCGCCGCCCCTCCTCCGCCTCTTCTGCTATGTAGCCTGACGGCTGTTGGAAGTAGTGCTTTGCAGATAGTGGTAGTCAGAGGCGTCCTCCCCATTGGAGTGGAAGATCTAGGTTGGTAGATGAAACCTACTCCGGGATGACAGACTCCGTCACGTTCTATTAccggtttttctctttttctggtTTTTTTCTTTGGTGTCCTCTGTGTGGGATCTCCTCGTTTGTGAGGCTTCTCTTACTCCTGTGTGggtatttttggttgttttctgcAGTGTTTCGTCTATTTGGAGGGTGAGTTTAGTTAGAGTTGGATGTAGTCTTTAGCCTGAGTCCCCTCCTGTTTGATTTCTTGATCCTTTGTTTAGGGATGAAGTTTCTCTTGCCGCATCGTTTTTTGGATCTAGCTATAATATCACCTGTTATGgctttgaaaaaagaaaagaaggtatGGTGGTCAACGACCACTGTGGTAAATTGAGTGCCCAAGCCTTATGCGCCAAGTTCAAATGAGCAAGCCCATCTAAAAGGACAAAATTTGGACAATACTTAATTTTGTCGAGTAGGGAAGGCAGTGcacttttaagaaaaaaaatacgatgtaaataaatacttacttgTACCTAAGAATTATTTAAAAAGACTTCATTTGAATGTGAACTATGATACTATATAGTAATACTATATATCTTCTGTACAAAAATGTTTGAATAGTGAAAAGTACTAAAATATTGaatataccaattttttttttcattttttatgttGTCTTCACAAAatttagggcaaattttcgtagtcatccctgtagttttacggttgtctcagtttcgtccctctagttttaaagtgctctaattttgtccctgtagtttgttttacgttccaaattgataaaatcgttaacaccgttaacgaaactaacggaaaaaaaaaaataagtgctccaattttcaatccgtttgaaccggtgcaaatatcttatttttctgatcattttatcttaaatggtcataatggatttttggctctaagacctttcaatgagcaccctaagaaagccctgaaactaaataaggagtcttcgggtgctcgttgaaaggccttagagccaaaaattcattacgaccatttaggataaaatgatcaaaaaaataagattttcgcaccggttcaaacagattgaaaattggaacactttttttttccgttagtttcgttaacggtgttaacgattttatcaatttggaacgtaaaacaaactacagtgacgaaattaaagcactttgaaactagagagacgaaagtgagacaaccgtaaaactacaaGGACGAGTACGAAAATTTGCCCCAAAATTTatccatacatacatacattggAGATTCAAAAACTATGGCgatatccacacaaaaaatcgGTGAAATATTCCCGTAGCGTATAGCAGCCCTAAAAACTATATATATCTCGATATATATACAATGTTTAAATTACGCAAattttccattaattttttttttattgcagaTAGCCACCAAGTGTGAACGGGAGATATCCGTATGGAACATAAAAGCATTTATATGTGTGGATGGATTTATATGTTTTTGTAGCTTTGTGGTTTTCTTCAACTTGGTTGGTCTTGGGCCAGAGCTTGTCCATATAAAGTACAAAAGAAAACTGGCACTTTGTTGCACTTGCTCAAAAATATCATCGGCCCGGCCATGTCCCGAAAACGGAGGTGACGCTTGCCAAGCTGAGCGTGGTGTTCCAAAAACGAGAGAGAGGAGGCAAAAAGAAAAACCGTACCTAAAATATCATGGGCCATGTCCCGAAACCGGAGCTGACGCTTGCCAAGCTGAGCGTGGTGTTCCAAAACGAGGGAGAGGAGGTTATAGGAGTAGAAGGTGATCAAACCGGCCAGGGTTAGGCACATGACTcctccaacccaacccaacatCGCCATCGCAAAGGGAAGACTAAGCAGCGCCGGGGCCACTATCGCCGACGTCAAATGGTATCCGCAGTGCAACCATGACCCTACACAGCCACCACCATTACAAACGCAAATCGTTTTCAGACAATGTTTAAAGTCACAATTTTTGCCTAGCTGGGCAAAAATTAACTTTATCTGAGCGCACacccaaaagggaaaaaaatcctaCTCGCTAGACAAAAGATTAATCTGAAAATGGCACAAAAGTTCAAATTAAAGAGGAGAAATGACAGAAAAATTACAACTATATGTATATCTACCAATATGTATCAGGCCTATTAGATGATTAATATGCTACTGAAATAGGGTAACCTTATATATTAATGGAAAAAGCGATAGGATCCTCTCCAATCCAAATTTTAGACTATCTAAGCAAATACGAACAATTGATTCCAATATAGACGGTCCAAATTTACACTATTTCCTCCCGTTCAAAACTTGGACTGTTAGACAATCCAATTCTTAGAGACAGATATAGATAGGAGTAAGATCTAACCTCGGGATTTAAGTACAAAAAGAGCTCCAGCATCCGGTTCTTTTTGTGGGTCGTCTATGCTGTTTTCCTTAGCCATTGTTGGTGTCTCACCGGAGTTTGGAGCAATAgtagccatctctctctctctctctctctctctctctctatagtcACGTTTGTCAACAAAAATCGAGTCAAGCTTGTCATATATTTCAACTTCAGGCCTCACCTAGATAGCTACTCACTCAGACAACTATTCCACTCAAAAGGAACAAGATTTTCTCCGGTCCCTTGAGAGACTGGACAGTCCGGTCCGGGCCGTTTTCGGGCTCTTCTCGGGTCTGTATTGATGATCAGAATCATTGATAATTTAGACCTCATCGAGAAAATCTGGCAAGTCAAATCCATGTTAATTCTGATTATATACTTTAGAAACACATTTCTCACAAGAATAGTGGGTTTAAAAAATATTGcaacatgtaaaaaaaaaaaaaaaaaactatttgcaGCAAGATAAATTTGCTTCCAAAACTCGGTGAAGGACATTCGATTAATATGAATTTTGACGTGCCTAATATCTCTCGACGAGGTTTGAAATATTAATGATCTCAATCATCAAAACGGACCAGAAAAAAAGTCGGAATTGACCTGGACAGAACCGTCCAGTCTCTTAAGAAAACCGGAGAGGATCCTATTCCTGAAAGAGAATAGAGTGAGGAATAAAAAATTGTATATCGTTTGAATCTTTATATTTAATTAGTATAGTTATGGGCTGGTCATGGAGAAgattgctatatatatatatactctctccgccctatttttattgttcattttcgtttttcgtgttgttctttcaacgcttatatctttcaatatgaatcttcaaaaatatgcaatatgaatcttgtttgatagttctcgattagatttataatacaaaattttcaaaattatgaaaaacattataaattaggagatataagcgttgaaagaacagcacgaaaaacgaaaattaacaataaaaatgggacggatggaataTATACTAGGTGAACCGTGGCTGGCATTGACTGAATCGCTTGGCATTTTCAACTTTTCCGGCTTATTCTAAAGGGAAATTCCATGTGCATCTTTTTTCAGTCTTTTTCAGGCTACCAGAACATAAGATATGAAAGCCATAAGTGCTTGCTTTAATCACCATGTAAGGAGAATAAATTCTCTCCGCCAACGGAGGAGGAAAAATGAacttttcctccaaaccaataCCTTTCTGTCACGTCAATCAATGGTACAAAACCAAGGAAAAAATCACGTGCTGTGTTGTGCTTGTACTCTAACTTAGGTTAAAATTTAACCAACTCCTCATCCACGTCATAAAACAGTACAACTGtacaaaatcttttttttttttacgtggtCACAGATGTGAATGTCCGGATCAATTTACGTACACTTCTATCATTTCCCTCTTACAGCATGCagaaattctaatcgcaaggaagatttttagagaaccacgcaaggaaaaatgcgtttgAGCAcatttcgggtcccacaaaaatttaaaaaaatatccataaaatttaaatattattttatgggaccctgtaaaaaatcaacttcaacagACATCGATTAGTATTACCTTTGGATTCGTtgggcgaaactgctcagttcgcccctatgaatccaaaagtaatacttaccgatgcccattaaagctgattttttatagggttccataaaataatatttaaaaatttataaatatttttttagatttttacgGAACCCGAAATGAGTCCAAACACATTTTTCCTTGCATGGTTCTTGCGAATAGCAAGACTCACAGCAGGTTAGCAATATTTTGAGCCAAAATTGCTAGTGATCAACAGTACACTTTTTTAACTTTACCTACTTTAACCCCACACTAATACTCTCTATTTTACCTACTCTATATTATtataatgttaatttttttagaccgtttatatattaaaaaatatgattaaaaacaaagtgctctaattttcaatctgtttgaatcggtgaaaagtttttatttttatgctcattttatcctaaagagttaTAAGCTTTCATAATTATGTAATTGCTTTTTATTAAGAACCTTTTATGATAAAATGTCATGACCcttttatgataaaatgatcaaaaaataagatctttccaccaattcaaatggattaaaaattggagcactttatttttaattatattttttaatatataaacagtctaaaaaattaaaattataataataaagagtaggtaaaatagatagtatatATTAATGTGTGGGGTTAAAGTAGGTAAAGTTGAAAAAGTGTACGGTTGATCAATAGCAATTTCGGCTCAAAATGTTCCTAACCTACTGTAAAAGGGAAATGATAGAGGTGCACGTAAATTGATCAGGATATTCACACCTATAACCATGTATTAAAAAAAGGGTTTTGTACAGTTGTACTGTTTTATGACGTGGAGGAAGAGTTGGTTTAATTTTAACCCAAGTACTCGATCAAGTAGAGTCCAAGCACAGCACAGTACGTGATTTTCCccttggttttgtaccgtatgctttggttttgtaccatagGCTAACGTGGCAGAAGGGTATTGTTTTGGAGGAAAAGCCCATTTTTCCTCCCTTGACggagagaatttattctctCATATAAGACCCCAAAACATTTTGGGTTGATCTTATGGTTATATATGTTGTTCTCTTTGTTTCTTGATTGTTTCTTGTATTGGCTTAAGAAAATAGAACACAACCGCACAGTATAGTATAATTGCACGTACCCTCTGCAGAGGTTGGAAGTTTTGAAAGTGAAATATGGTCATCGCAGAGGAAATGCTTTTGCAAACCACTTGGCTAGTTTGATATTCCGAAAAGATGTCACTTAAAATGTGTAGTTAAAAGTTAGAGTATTTAGAAATAGCTTTTCACCTATAGTGACAGCATCACACTTTTTAGCTACACTATATATAGGTGAAAATTGTCATTAAATACTCTTTAGctacacacttttttttttttgtttggcaaaataagaacatcatttatatatataaaaaaacagaaagaaatacATGAGTTCAACAAAGGCTTCAACATTAAGATTTCAACCCAAAGCAAATAAAAAGATAACCGATACTATCCCGTGGCCCAACAAGTTTGTATTAGAACACCAACCACAATTTGTAACCAAACACCTCCACAAGAGCCTTTGACAAAAGTAGATGAAGGATCCACGTTGAAAGAAGCCACTATAACTTgcaaagaggaagagagaagacACAACcgaattataaaaataaaataaaactcactAACCGCAATCGAGATAATGCCGCCGAGAGGTTTGAAAAAGATATGGGCTATTGCAACTGTCTTCAATTACATGCTCCCATTTCCACTTTGTATTGTCAAAAGATTGAGAAATCAGTGACAACTATATTGTCaccgtagtttttttttttttttatagtgatTTTCACGATTTAGTTAATATGCCTAGTTCTTTGTCTATTCAATTTAGGGCGGATGCCCAAAAGGTTTCATACCTCAAACTCGTGTATGATCGTATTTTCGATTCATGCTAGTTAATTTCccttttcaccaaaaaaaaaaaaagaagaaaaagtaatACAGAGAGATTCCAGGAACAATAACGACAGAATAAGATTCAAGTTCGACGTCCTTTATGTGGGGTCAATTAGCTACTGAAGGTTGACATTTTAAGCCAAATTAATACTGTTTCTTGGACATATTGATGAAATAACGACGAAGATATCCTAATATGATAAATACTCACTCCGTTCCAAAATTATTGTTCGGTATGATAACTTAACAAATACTACTACATTCATATCaagaaaatttaaacttttttcttGACAAATTAAAGGAACTCGTTGATTGAGTATTTATTAGAGGCAAAATTTCGAATTTTGTTCGACAAAAttgttatattttttcaaattttcattttgcggaccgaacaattttttttgggacagaggaaagaaatatttattttttggataagtatAGGTAACAAAAATTTTGTGCTACACGTCAAACTTATATGTATTATTCTTACCCCAACTCCAACCCAAATCCATCAACCAATGTATGAACATTCTCGGCTAGCTGATCAGACTACTTTTTACCTTGGCTGGGCGAAAAGTAGTCCATCGCTGCTCAAACCAGATCTTTGtcctagattttttttgtttttgtttttttgtttcttgatgATCTCTTGATGATCTCCTAGATGTTCACATGTGACATCTTAATTCAAAGTGAATGTGCCTTTCCCAGCCATTTTGACTTGTAAATTAAATTGTAGGAGTACATGAAAAGAGCACGTACGTTTTCTATTCGCGGACTTAATTAATTGAAATCAGTACTTCTCTTGCGTCCGTCTCCACTTCAATGCCAACCAAGTTTCGATTATGGGCCAGCTGCAGcccattaaaaaataataataatttaggTCCATTCTCATACTTTATTAAAATGCGCCTTTGATGCTGTTGATAGGAAACATAATTtactttttctcaaaaaaataaatcaaatagTTATTGATAATTTGGTCTGAAGcgcaatgtttttaaaaattgcGTCGGAATGGGATTATTAAACTTAATAGATTGCGTAATGCCAATCAATTTAATTATGTGATCTACTTCGTAGCGCATTTCTTTACTACTACtataataaagaaaatataaacaaaGCCATGTGCGGGGCGAGCCAATCGGACAGAGCTTAGAAGATTAATTTCTTAATTAAAATCCATATATTTTAGTAAATCCTTATAAAATTGGACTAGGTTGGACAGTTCACCGAACTCGTGTATCCCTATCTGTAAATAGACTAGCTAGGGACACCAAACTCCAAATTCACACCCAAAGAAGCGTGCGATTTGGTCAAACAGTACTTGTTTATTTTTAATCCAGCTCACGGGGATCCTTGGACTGTGGGTGTTTGGGAATTGGGAgccttaattttttactttttgcattttatttATTGCCTTATTGGTTTTTTGGAATACGgtaaaaatgtgttttgaatctGATAAAATATTTGAGAGatatgagcatgattagtatttgggagatatgtgcagaatgtattcTGTAGATTTTTTTAGATAAGTGATAAGGCCACGATAGATTTTGCTCTTGCCATTTTGTACTATTAGACAATTTAATCCTCATGCGAGAGTGCACAATCACACACAGAATCCTACACagacattttctctctccttggCACTGTCCCAAGGCCAAAACCCACTTTCTTCTCTCCCTCCTTCACCATTTCTGGTGGCAAAGATGGCTCACCTAACGGAGAAGACGACTTCCTTTTAACCGATTTCCATCTTTCGAAGTTTCGAATTTTTTCAAACTAGCAATCGTAATCCTAGCCCGCCTCAAATCGACGACTAAAATCACATGAGctattgggatttgtcccacatcggttaaatatctcctccaaaactagtatatgagcttaggcagcctctccactctttgccaattggtttggagttggatgctttaacatggtatcaaagctagagtttcggaggcttttcccctttgtttgtgccatagttgcactttatttcattgtgattcgtgtgttccgaatcctttgttgacctctccacgtgcgacgagtcaggggtcgcacgtgcgggggagtattgggatttgtcccacatcggttaaatatctcctccaaaactagtatatgagcttgggcagcctctccactctttgccaattggtttggagttggatgctttaacatgaaaataaacacaattgtggagtaattttctgataattccattcatcgtagttgtacaatatatatagtacaaacattaacaaggaaagaatacaagattacatggaaatattctacacttatggcataaaataagattacacaattaaggatattgaccaaatcaaatattgatcaaatcatatccttaattctagcactccccctcaagttggagcatgtatatcgcacatgcctaacttgtctaaagagtgactaaaaacactgctggcaacagctttggtaaggacatcggctagttggtctgcagacttcacaaacggaaaagcaatgattccggcttcaagtttttctttaatgaagtgcctatcaatttccacatgcttcgtccgatcgtgttggactggattatgagcaatctctatagcagaagtgttgtcacaatacagcttcattgtctcctgagagtgaatacccaaatccttaagcaagttcctcaaccatagtaactcacatactccaaaagccatgcctctatattcagcttctgcacttgaccttgctatcacctgttgttttttactccttcaagtcacaaggttgccccctacaaaagtaaagtatcctgatgtagattttctgtcgtcagatgaaccagcccaatctgcatcagtgtaaccttctaccttcaagtgattattcttgctgaacaataaccctttacccggagcagactttaaatatcgcaatatgcgttccacaacatccatgtgaggtttacgaggatcatgcataaactggcttactacgcatactgaataagcaatatctggcctagtatgggacaagtaaattaattttcccacaagtctctggtatcttgctttatcagtagaagttgcatgtaaacaattaaacaacttgtgattttgttcaataggggtatttgcatgcttacatccaagcatacctgtttcagttaacaagtcaagaacgtattttcgttgagacaagaaaataccattctttgagcgggctacctcgattccgagaaagtattttaaatctccaagttgtttcatttcaaactctaaggccaagtgtcgttgtaagctctcaatttcttcttgatcatctcctgtcaccaccatgtcatcaacatatataatcaaagcagtaattttacccattcgatgctttaaaaacaacgtatggtctgagttgctttgtttatatccgaagctcttcatagacttggtaaatctaccaaaccaagctcttggagactgttttaacccatacaacgcctttttaagtttgcataccattgtaatatctgagtatttttccacacctggagggggatccatatacacttcctctgtaagatctccatgtaaaaaagcattttttacatcaaactgaagaagtggccaatctcggttcaccgccaaagacaggagcactctaactgtattaagtttggcaacaggtgcaaaagtttcctgatagtcaaccccataagattgcgtatatcctttcgcaaccaatcgagctttatacctctcaattgtcccatctgctttatgcttgaccgcaaagacccatctacatcccacggtcttttttcctttcggtagagtcacaagctcccaagtatcatttttctcaagcgctgccatttcttctgccatggcttgagtccatctatcatctgctagagcctcctgcattttactaggaataggaacagatgataactgtagcacataagacacatatgacttggacagtttttgacaagacacataattactaatggggtatctaacgttggatttaggatcaggctcatatttaacaggtggtacaccacgattagaacgaggcggaagacgatattgagacacttgagattcagaaaaaagatcatcactaccagtggaattagggttagtggatacctctggaggaatctcagaagaagactggctcagtggttgtgttgaattgttgggaggcattgtactatcatgaagagcattatcttcagtatgagacgtctctggttcaacaaccgataactcttccctttcatctgaaaattcaccctgtcctgaagaatctccggacgaagaaatattttctgaggtaaaaaatgcttccagttctgcataatttatcacttcgtctgaattctcccctggaaatggtaaattaggaattggcgccctgtaaaaaagttcggtctcgtggaaggtaatatccatggaaacataaagccttcgagtttttggatcaaaacacttgtagccttttttattgttcccatatcccacaaaaacacacttcaaagcacgagattcaagcttagtCCGTTGGCGCGGATGTAAATGAACATAAActacacacccaaaaattcgtggagccagaagtactaccggtgggagagtgcaatggtcagaaagggcatccaatggtcttcgaaaattaagaacactggatggcgtacggttcattaaatagaccgccgaattcaaagcttcaccccacaagtaaataagaacatgacccccaattaaaagagaccgagtaatttccaataaatgtcgattttttcgctctgcgacaccattttgttgaggagaatctgtgcaagatgtttggtgaataatcccttcagagtgcataaattccatcaattctttcttttcgtactcaccaccattatcagaacgaaagacttttattggaacaccaaactgagtagttatcatttgatggaacatgcgaaaaattgaataaacatcactcttgtgtttcatttgataaacccaagtcatgcgagtgcaatcatcaacaaaagttataaaccacctcatcccattaagagtagaaattggggccggtccccaaacatctgaatgaactaatgaaaaaggtaaatctgttttatgatcactcaaatgaaaagtagtacgatggctttttgctttcacacaagtttcgcaaacaaaatctgaaagattacatccatgaaacaaggatggaaaCAATCTCCTAAGATAGCCAAAGGAAGGATGTCCCAATCtcctatgccataaccaaatttcctttttttttttattcatcgaatctccatttaccacaagagcgtgcccttttttatcggattgttggaatccatcttcaagatagtacaatccgcccatttgtctaccactgccaatcttctcccgagtatggatgttctgaaagacacagtgagtaggaaaaaatagagcaacacaatcatgagatttggttaattgattcacagagagaatattacaatttaacgacggcacaaataagacatcatggatttttaacgtggaagataatggaactgtaccaactccaataaccggagatgatacatcattagcagtggtgatagtggctttggaacatttaggagataaatgactaaacttataacgatcacaagtcatatggtctgttgcgccagagtcaattatccaattactatttccagtaaaagacataccagacttagcagtgaatgcaagggttgtggctagatttgcttcagccatgacggcactagaagaaaattttgcagcggaatgatatgaacagaaacaccaacaattgtgaat
Proteins encoded in this window:
- the LOC131302384 gene encoding GABA transporter 1-like, which produces MATIAPNSGETPTMAKENSIDDPQKEPDAGALFVLKSRGSWLHCGYHLTSAIVAPALLSLPFAMAMLGWVGGVMCLTLAGLITFYSYNLLSLVLEHHAQLGKRQLRFRDMAHDILGPGWGRYFVNPLQLGICYGAVIACILLGGQSLKFIYLLSEPNGTMELSRFVVIFGSLILLLAQMPSFHSLRHINLVSLCLCLIYCACTTAGAIYIGESKKAPAKDYAVTTTGVNRLFGVFNAISIIATTYGNGIIPEIQATIVAPTKGKMFKGLLVCYTVVILTFFSVGISGYWAFGNQSQGSILQNFMVNGKPLVNKWFLLMTNVFTFVQVIAVVLTYLQPTNVVLERKFADPKMDEFSIRNVVPRLIFRSLSIVIATLLAAMLPFFGDIMALFGAFGCIPLDFILPMVFYNLTFKPSKKSIVFWGNASIAVISTVLSLVGAVASVRQIVLDAKTYRLFANM